TCCTGTTCGTGCACGTCCTGGACGCCGCGATGCTGCGGGTCAGCCCGCAGACCTACAACGCGGTGATCCACGACTATCAGATGCCGATCGTCGGCCTGATGGAATACGGCCTGATCGCCGCGGTGCTCTTCCACGGCCTGAATGGGATCCGGGTGATCCTGATCGACTTCTGGTCCGAGGGGCCGCGCTACCAGCGGCTGATGTTCTGGATCGTCGGCGTGGTGTTCCTGCTGCTGATGGTCCCGGCCGGTGTCGTGACCGTCATCCACATGATGGAGCACTTCCGATGAGCAGCCCCGACCTTCAGCTCACCCGCGGCCAGACGGCGCCGGTCAAACAACGCTTATACGACCGTCCCGCCAGCCTGGACAACCCCCGCTCGCCGCGGCGGCGGGCCGGGATCCCCAATTTCGAGAAGTTCGCGTGGCTGTTCATGCGGTTCTCGGGCATCGCGCTGTTCGTGCTGGCGATCGGCCACTTGTTCATCATGCTGATGTGGGACAACGGGGTGTACCGCATCGACTTCAACTATGTGGCGCAGCGCTGGGCCTCCCCGTTCTGGCAATTCTGGGACCTGGCGCTGCTGTGGCTGGCGCAACTGCACGGCGGTAACGGCCTGCGCACCATCATCGACGACTACAGCCGCAAGGACAGCACCCGGTTCTGGCTCAACAGCCTGCTGCTGCTGTCGATGGGCTTCACGTTGGTGCTGGGCACCTACGTGCTGCTGACATTCGACCCCAACATTCACGCCTGACGGAGGGAGGCTGACCCGTGATCCAGCAACACCGGTACGACGTGGTGATCGTCGGCGCGG
The sequence above is drawn from the Mycobacterium marseillense genome and encodes:
- the sdhC gene encoding succinate dehydrogenase, cytochrome b556 subunit, whose product is MWSWVLHRISGATIFFFLFVHVLDAAMLRVSPQTYNAVIHDYQMPIVGLMEYGLIAAVLFHGLNGIRVILIDFWSEGPRYQRLMFWIVGVVFLLLMVPAGVVTVIHMMEHFR
- a CDS encoding succinate dehydrogenase hydrophobic membrane anchor subunit, with the translated sequence MSSPDLQLTRGQTAPVKQRLYDRPASLDNPRSPRRRAGIPNFEKFAWLFMRFSGIALFVLAIGHLFIMLMWDNGVYRIDFNYVAQRWASPFWQFWDLALLWLAQLHGGNGLRTIIDDYSRKDSTRFWLNSLLLLSMGFTLVLGTYVLLTFDPNIHA